The following proteins are co-located in the Streptomyces bottropensis ATCC 25435 genome:
- a CDS encoding DUF6207 family protein — protein MEPIQDVHVARPGLVVVDIAAADDATALAVQAVLAGRWATATAKRTTRIPGSPAYGCACTPTWNKRSPTAARKPGRAGRRQAPVSGGEAVGGPAVPSRCRRAWPLVAWRSRGCRGGVLCPEPCGQVRSISGW, from the coding sequence ATGGAGCCGATTCAGGATGTACATGTGGCGCGGCCGGGCCTGGTGGTCGTGGACATCGCGGCCGCCGACGACGCGACCGCGCTCGCTGTCCAGGCCGTACTCGCCGGCCGCTGGGCGACCGCCACCGCAAAGCGTACGACCCGGATCCCGGGCAGCCCGGCGTACGGCTGCGCCTGTACGCCGACCTGGAACAAGAGGTCGCCGACGGCGGCGCGGAAACCGGGCAGAGCGGGGCGGCGGCAGGCCCCCGTCTCCGGGGGTGAGGCGGTCGGCGGCCCGGCGGTGCCGTCGCGGTGCCGCCGGGCGTGGCCGCTCGTAGCCTGGAGGTCTCGGGGTTGTCGCGGAGGTGTGCTGTGCCCCGAACCGTGTGGTCAGGTGCGATCAATTTCGGGCTGGTGA
- a CDS encoding ISAs1 family transposase, translated as MRHALTACAVLAGANSLLAVGEWIVDTPPQLLEPLGVRPDPLCPKRNLPAETTVRRLLSRIDGDALDQAMACWLADRRAPTALPLRGLAVDGKSLRGAARAKGRRIHLLAALDHTASLVLAQLDVGEKTGEITRFQPLLETVADLAGVVVTSDALHTQREHAVYLLGREPTTS; from the coding sequence GTGCGGCATGCTCTGACCGCGTGCGCGGTGCTGGCCGGGGCGAACTCCCTGCTGGCGGTCGGCGAATGGATCGTCGACACCCCTCCCCAGCTACTCGAACCCCTCGGCGTGCGGCCGGACCCACTGTGCCCGAAGCGGAACCTGCCGGCGGAAACGACCGTACGCAGACTGTTGTCCCGCATCGACGGTGACGCACTTGACCAGGCCATGGCCTGCTGGCTCGCCGACCGCCGCGCCCCTACCGCACTCCCATTGCGAGGACTTGCCGTCGACGGAAAGAGCCTGCGCGGCGCCGCGAGGGCCAAGGGCCGCAGGATCCACCTGCTGGCCGCGCTGGACCACACCGCCAGTCTCGTGCTGGCTCAGCTGGACGTAGGTGAGAAGACCGGCGAGATCACCCGCTTCCAGCCGCTGCTGGAGACGGTCGCCGACCTGGCCGGCGTGGTCGTCACCAGCGACGCGCTGCACACCCAGCGTGAGCATGCCGTCTACCTCCTCGGGCGCGAGCCCACTACATCGTGA
- a CDS encoding IS630 family transposase (programmed frameshift) — protein sequence MRYPQGGGLTAERQQFREELRLKAAERFAQGEASSVIAKDLRVSVRSVQRWRQMWDEGGPRALRSQGPASLPRLSQKQFTQLEAELAKGPAAHGWEDQRWTLARVKTVIGRRFHLSYTLQGVRKLLVRNGWSCQVPARRAMERDDDAVAVGQGGVAVRGRLAAARGAWIVFEDEAGFSMTPPQAKTWSQRGRTPVVRVRGRSRRRVSIAALTCYKSGHRSRLIYRPRRDDGRRDGRKSFSWRDYRDLLIAAHQQLGGPIVLIWDNLNVHKAADLREWAETRDWLTIYYLPPYAPDLNPVEGIWSLLRRGWLSNVAFSTPEHLVRRIRRGLRHIQYRTHLIDGCLAETGLAIRPA from the exons ATGCGGTATCCACAAGGGGGCGGGCTGACCGCCGAACGGCAGCAGTTCCGCGAGGAGTTACGGCTGAAGGCGGCCGAGAGGTTCGCCCAGGGTGAGGCGAGCTCGGTGATCGCGAAGGACCTGCGGGTCAGTGTCCGGTCGGTACAGCGGTGGCGTCAGATGTGGGACGAGGGCGGTCCGCGGGCTCTGCGGTCGCAGGGGCCGGCGTCGCTTCCGAGGCTGAGCCAGAAGCAGTTCACACAGTTGGAGGCGGAGCTGGCCAAGGGGCCGGCCGCGCATGGCTGGGAAGACCAGCGTTGGACGCTGGCGCGGGTCAAGACGGTGATCGGCCGGCGCTTCCACCTGTCCTACACGCTTCAGGGTGTGCGCAAGCTCCTGGTGCGTAATGGGTGGTCCTGCCAGGTCCCGGCCCGACGGGCCATGGAACGGGACGACGACGCGGTCGCG GTGGGTCAAGGAGGTGTGGCCGTGCGCGGAAGACTCGCGGCGGCCCGTGGAGCCTGGATCGTCTTCGAGGACGAAGCCGGATTCTCCATGACGCCGCCGCAGGCGAAGACCTGGTCGCAGCGCGGCCGGACCCCCGTGGTGCGGGTCCGGGGCCGTTCCCGCAGGCGAGTGTCGATCGCCGCGCTGACCTGCTACAAGTCCGGCCATCGGTCCCGGCTGATCTACCGGCCGCGCCGGGACGACGGCCGGCGCGACGGCCGCAAGAGCTTCTCCTGGCGCGACTACCGCGACCTGCTGATCGCCGCACATCAGCAGCTCGGCGGCCCCATCGTGCTCATCTGGGACAACCTCAACGTCCACAAAGCCGCTGATCTGCGGGAATGGGCGGAAACCCGGGACTGGCTGACCATCTACTACCTGCCGCCCTACGCACCCGACCTCAACCCCGTCGAAGGGATCTGGTCACTTCTGCGGCGCGGCTGGCTCTCCAACGTTGCCTTCAGTACTCCCGAACACCTCGTCCGGCGCATCCGACGCGGCCTACGGCACATCCAGTACCGCACCCATCTCATAGACGGCTGCCTCGCAGAGACCGGCCTGGCCATCAGACCCGCCTGA
- a CDS encoding toxin-antitoxin system HicB family antitoxin: protein MSVTTMTLRIPDELAPSIKAAASGANMSVNAWIVRAARRAATLDAAHQLAGLGLGDDLAGEGDTL from the coding sequence ATGTCTGTCACCACAATGACGCTGCGCATCCCCGATGAACTCGCCCCCTCGATCAAGGCGGCGGCTTCGGGCGCCAACATGAGTGTGAACGCGTGGATAGTCCGTGCCGCCCGCCGCGCCGCGACCCTCGATGCCGCGCACCAGCTCGCCGGCCTCGGCCTCGGAGACGATCTCGCGGGCGAGGGAGACACTCTGTGA